In one window of Pelagicoccus sp. SDUM812003 DNA:
- the fbaA gene encoding class II fructose-bisphosphate aldolase, whose product MPVATPKQYAAMLDAAQKGGYAYPAVNVTSITTINAALKAFADSKSDGIIQVSTGGGQFASGLNVSDAAFGAIVLAEATHILAEKYDVLVALHTDHCHPEKVDSFLKPLLEASRKRVAEGKGPLFQSHMFDGSVVPLEENLKISKELLKECAELDIILEVEAGCVGGEEDGHDTSGLPIDKLYTTPGDMVDVYEALQPIGRFLFAATFGNVHGAYKPGAVKLKPTILRDGQKAVTDKYGAEAEMDLVFHGGSGSELSEIRETLDYGVVKMNIDTDTQYAFTRPVVTHICENIEGVLKIDGEVGNKKTYDPRAYLKKAEASMAKRLQVAASDLLSEGKTIFGTV is encoded by the coding sequence ATGCCAGTCGCAACACCTAAGCAGTACGCAGCGATGTTGGATGCCGCCCAAAAGGGAGGCTACGCTTACCCAGCAGTGAATGTTACTTCGATCACCACGATCAACGCAGCCCTGAAGGCTTTCGCTGATTCCAAGTCCGATGGTATCATTCAGGTATCTACTGGAGGCGGTCAGTTCGCTTCCGGGCTAAACGTATCGGATGCGGCGTTCGGAGCGATCGTCCTCGCGGAAGCCACGCACATCCTCGCTGAGAAGTACGACGTGCTCGTTGCTCTTCACACCGACCACTGCCACCCAGAGAAGGTGGACAGCTTCCTCAAGCCGCTGCTCGAGGCCTCCCGCAAGCGCGTTGCAGAAGGCAAGGGACCGCTTTTCCAGTCGCACATGTTCGACGGTTCCGTGGTACCGCTAGAGGAGAACCTCAAGATTTCCAAGGAGCTCCTCAAGGAGTGCGCCGAGCTCGACATCATTCTCGAAGTGGAGGCAGGCTGCGTTGGCGGTGAAGAAGACGGTCACGACACCTCTGGCCTGCCCATCGACAAGCTCTACACCACCCCGGGCGACATGGTCGACGTCTACGAAGCGTTGCAGCCGATCGGACGTTTCCTCTTCGCAGCCACTTTCGGCAACGTGCACGGCGCGTACAAGCCAGGCGCGGTCAAGCTCAAGCCAACCATCTTGCGCGACGGCCAGAAGGCGGTCACCGACAAGTACGGCGCGGAAGCTGAAATGGACCTCGTTTTCCACGGCGGTTCCGGTTCCGAGCTGAGCGAAATCCGCGAAACGCTCGACTATGGCGTGGTCAAGATGAACATCGATACCGACACCCAGTACGCGTTCACTCGTCCGGTGGTGACTCACATCTGCGAAAACATCGAAGGCGTGCTTAAGATCGACGGCGAAGTCGGCAACAAGAAGACTTACGACCCACGCGCCTACCTCAAGAAGGCTGAAGCCAGCATGGCCAAGCGCCTGCAGGTCGCCGCTTCCGACCTTCTTTCCGAAGGCAAGACCATCTTCGGCACCGTCTAA
- a CDS encoding NAD(P)-dependent oxidoreductase has translation MRRESIAFIGAGVMGRSMAEHLLSAGYPLFLYSRTRSKAEPLLAKGAVWRDSPAEAASEADVAISMVGYPQDVETVYLGESGILKSLRKGALAIDMTTSSPLLAKRIAEAGAANGIGILDAPVSGGDSGAREARLSIMVGGEREHFDRALPILEIMGKNIVYQGAAGAGQHTKMCNQIAIAGGMVAIAESLAYAKSAGLDPETVLKSISAGAAGSWSMSNLVPRALQGDFEPGFYVKHFIKDMGIAIESASEMGLELPGLAMAKRLYDELAEKGNGNLGTQALFQRCLSDG, from the coding sequence ATGAGACGAGAATCGATCGCGTTCATCGGAGCTGGAGTGATGGGACGAAGCATGGCCGAACACCTGCTTTCAGCCGGATATCCTCTTTTTCTATACAGTCGCACTCGATCCAAGGCAGAGCCGCTGCTGGCGAAAGGCGCTGTTTGGCGTGACTCGCCTGCGGAGGCGGCGTCCGAGGCGGATGTGGCGATTTCGATGGTCGGCTACCCGCAAGATGTGGAAACGGTTTACCTGGGAGAGAGCGGGATCTTAAAATCGCTGCGCAAAGGCGCTTTGGCGATCGATATGACGACTTCCAGTCCGCTGCTAGCCAAGCGCATCGCTGAAGCGGGAGCGGCGAACGGTATCGGGATTCTGGATGCGCCGGTGTCGGGAGGCGACTCGGGGGCTCGCGAGGCGCGTTTGTCTATCATGGTGGGCGGCGAGCGCGAACATTTCGATCGGGCCCTTCCGATTTTAGAGATCATGGGCAAAAACATCGTTTACCAAGGAGCCGCCGGAGCCGGGCAGCATACTAAGATGTGCAACCAGATCGCCATCGCGGGCGGAATGGTGGCGATCGCGGAGTCTCTGGCCTACGCCAAGTCGGCTGGCTTGGATCCGGAAACCGTCTTGAAAAGCATCTCCGCGGGCGCAGCGGGCAGCTGGTCTATGAGCAACCTAGTGCCGCGGGCCTTGCAGGGGGATTTCGAACCCGGGTTTTATGTGAAGCATTTCATCAAGGACATGGGCATTGCCATCGAGTCTGCGTCGGAAATGGGACTGGAGTTGCCCGGACTGGCGATGGCGAAGCGACTGTATGACGAGCTGGCGGAGAAGGGTAATGGAAATTTGGGTACACAGGCCTTGTTTCAAAGGTGTCTAAGCGATGGGTAG
- a CDS encoding aspartyl protease family protein, which produces MKTLTLTLISLMALAYPVKAKETMMPEWMTEGPVLSDGAASIEAPLEVVASKLYVEVEVGGKPRRFVVDTGSPSMIDAALVRELGLEVVGSSQGRDAHGALITSDIVQTTVSLGGVAFHKVPMFVADFSASEATRTFIGDGVLGSELLPLGAWQFDLKSARLRFDTDATNLPRTARAVRTRLYGFGYPHAPILDVRFAKKARSKAMFDTGSPTFFALSPADLAGASEAGGIGKRQSGYGSPGGSLGGQAPDSEQLQVELKSLSIGKIELGRVASATRESSPSLIGARILERFVVTFDSQSETAYFDRYSEDSYDRPSFGFTLAFFDGISVAVVWDDSPAQAAGLRPGMPLTSINGEATELTSEGILRALAAMEGQEISLSWEGGSAKLTSKSRFLHE; this is translated from the coding sequence ATGAAAACGCTGACACTTACCCTAATTAGCCTGATGGCTCTCGCCTATCCCGTGAAGGCGAAGGAAACGATGATGCCCGAGTGGATGACGGAGGGGCCTGTCTTGAGCGATGGCGCGGCCTCCATCGAGGCGCCGCTGGAAGTCGTGGCTTCCAAGCTTTACGTCGAGGTCGAAGTGGGCGGGAAACCGAGGCGCTTCGTCGTCGACACTGGATCTCCCTCTATGATCGATGCCGCGCTGGTCAGAGAGTTAGGGCTAGAGGTCGTCGGGAGCAGCCAGGGCAGGGATGCCCATGGAGCCCTTATCACCAGCGATATCGTACAAACCACCGTGAGCCTCGGAGGAGTGGCATTTCACAAGGTGCCAATGTTTGTCGCGGATTTTTCGGCTTCCGAAGCCACCCGGACCTTCATCGGTGACGGAGTGCTCGGTTCGGAGTTGCTCCCGCTCGGGGCCTGGCAGTTTGACCTGAAGAGCGCTAGGCTGCGCTTCGACACGGACGCCACCAATCTGCCGCGCACGGCGAGGGCTGTGAGGACACGCTTGTACGGATTCGGCTATCCTCATGCCCCGATATTGGATGTTCGCTTCGCCAAAAAGGCTCGGAGCAAAGCGATGTTCGACACCGGATCGCCTACTTTCTTCGCCCTTTCGCCAGCCGATCTCGCGGGGGCCAGCGAGGCCGGCGGGATCGGAAAACGCCAGTCCGGCTACGGATCGCCCGGGGGGTCGCTGGGAGGTCAAGCGCCCGATAGCGAACAGCTCCAGGTGGAGCTGAAATCGTTGTCGATCGGCAAGATTGAGCTCGGGCGAGTGGCTTCCGCGACAAGGGAATCGTCGCCCAGTCTGATCGGAGCCCGCATCCTAGAACGCTTTGTCGTGACCTTCGACTCGCAGTCCGAAACCGCCTACTTCGATCGGTATTCAGAAGATTCCTACGATCGACCGTCATTCGGGTTCACTCTCGCTTTCTTTGACGGTATATCCGTCGCAGTCGTCTGGGACGACTCGCCGGCCCAAGCGGCCGGTCTTCGCCCCGGCATGCCGCTTACCTCGATCAACGGGGAGGCGACCGAGCTGACGAGCGAAGGAATTCTGCGAGCCCTCGCTGCCATGGAGGGGCAAGAGATCAGCCTCTCTTGGGAAGGCGGTTCGGCCAAACTCACCAGCAAGTCTCGCTTTCTTCACGAGTAG
- a CDS encoding SDR family oxidoreductase: protein MTVLVVGASGETGKLLVGELLDRGLSVKAIVRPERSLPDGFPTSESLTIIRGTLLELSDAEMRQHVKGCRAVASCLGHNLSFKGIYGKPRRLVVDATRRLCQAIKANASDDPTRFVLMNTAGNSNRDLQEPLSFGHRCMIGLVRFLLPPHADNEQAADFLRREIGQLDRQVEWVVVRPDSLIDSDRVTEHEQYPSPTRSALFNAGKTSRINVAHFMADLISSDESWKRWKGQMPVIYNKGFS, encoded by the coding sequence ATGACTGTACTTGTAGTAGGAGCCAGTGGAGAGACCGGCAAGTTGCTGGTAGGAGAATTGCTAGACCGCGGTTTATCGGTGAAGGCGATCGTCCGTCCGGAGCGGAGCTTGCCCGATGGCTTTCCGACTAGCGAGTCCCTGACGATCATACGAGGCACGCTTCTCGAGCTCAGCGATGCGGAGATGCGCCAGCACGTGAAAGGGTGTCGCGCGGTGGCTTCCTGCCTCGGGCACAATCTGAGTTTTAAGGGGATCTATGGAAAGCCCCGCAGGCTTGTTGTCGACGCTACGCGGCGCCTCTGCCAAGCCATCAAAGCGAACGCGTCGGACGACCCGACCAGGTTTGTCCTTATGAACACGGCGGGAAACAGCAATCGGGACCTCCAAGAGCCTCTTTCGTTTGGGCATAGATGCATGATCGGTCTTGTCCGTTTCCTGCTGCCTCCCCATGCGGACAACGAGCAAGCGGCCGACTTTCTTCGACGGGAGATCGGTCAGCTCGATCGGCAGGTCGAATGGGTGGTCGTTCGTCCGGACTCGTTGATCGATTCCGATCGCGTGACAGAGCACGAGCAGTATCCCTCGCCCACTCGGAGCGCCCTTTTCAACGCCGGCAAGACCAGCCGTATCAACGTGGCCCACTTCATGGCGGACCTGATTTCGAGCGACGAAAGCTGGAAGCGATGGAAGGGACAGATGCCCGTGATCTACAACAAGGGCTTCTCTTAG
- a CDS encoding ATP-binding protein, which translates to MAADFSQTPHLIPTWIFEQDYLVFLSFFGWMLMGLLAWTKPLSQNEGRQLPWLWIGFYAFSQALSDFLRTLSFSDPFFRDFNLEIGFEMLGYGLLVEMAMRSARLKGGKQTVPYAAIGGLFLGLSIEIGDLLYTLVVSFLVSVVAVVWAARQFVLTARKEKRLELYVLVAGLILVLPTWFLVPDRLSFVGEAQPVSYEDFPYYGFDLLFLRIASGWLMLIGLWVYRLQWRIEDVAPKIAERLRFWGYRVLPGALSAIILASYLITSWNGQRTKDRMGQDYLSRSQTAALAMSSVDLSDFDWDSAESQRLEGSLAGQLMAIKRVGLDVRSVYLWRAIPGEGLKTVSFESEQNREPLIGSIHSLPSGVEKRSLGASFLEGPFLLRGESFIHVSSPLIDRTDTGFHHWLGIDLAGETWFQNVSLTRLQSIIIAGLILALVIFFLYYQIDHESEADLVLAKERAEAADRAKSEFLAVISHEIRTPLQSVLGYSDLLRGTRLDEKQLSCLDTIQSEGKILLRIVQDILDFSNLRKASFELQNGAVQLHRLIEETYRTIQPMARRRGLQAHLEIESDVPTSVLADGVRLRQVLLNLFGNSVKYTEEGDVWLRAFVDRERESRDGFSAVRFEILDTGVGIKKEDLGRLFEPFIQLEHSTRFPREGAGLGLAIVSRIIELMGGSIAVESEFGVGSTFTVSFEFKVLEDEYAAREAARERESSVGEDDTELGKRFPLKLLVVDDNHMVRRLMLQYLDSLGYEAEEFDGGREAAEKGHGYDVVIMDLRMPGVDGPQAASAIRERSGNQERPWIVAVSASLQEEEVRRARDAGVNDFLGKPFYAGQLAERFRAIPWFWEKEVDVSEIVDTSLTEEPPRSQEHVPLFIGPASQDDPDSSALAKPKEQEEEKAAGAAPSSVFAGIDSYPEEAVKAAIAEVYSKHQEMVDAAQADDWELVREVAHYLANTAMALGIDQLYLDSKAVESAALREEPDKVAKNLEELRLNFEAWESDE; encoded by the coding sequence ATGGCAGCCGATTTCTCACAAACGCCTCATCTGATCCCCACTTGGATCTTCGAACAGGATTACCTGGTTTTTCTTTCCTTTTTCGGATGGATGCTGATGGGGCTGCTGGCATGGACCAAGCCGCTGTCGCAAAACGAAGGCCGGCAGCTGCCTTGGCTTTGGATCGGCTTCTACGCCTTTTCGCAAGCCCTGTCAGATTTTCTGCGCACCTTGTCCTTCTCGGATCCCTTCTTTCGCGACTTCAATCTGGAGATCGGCTTCGAGATGCTGGGGTACGGTCTTTTGGTGGAGATGGCCATGCGTTCCGCCCGGCTAAAGGGAGGGAAGCAGACGGTGCCCTACGCGGCCATAGGAGGCTTGTTTCTGGGGCTTTCCATCGAAATCGGAGACCTGCTCTACACTTTGGTCGTTTCGTTCCTGGTCTCTGTGGTGGCGGTGGTTTGGGCGGCTCGGCAATTCGTGCTGACTGCTCGGAAGGAGAAGCGGCTGGAGCTTTACGTGCTGGTCGCGGGCTTGATTCTGGTGCTGCCGACCTGGTTTCTGGTGCCGGATCGACTGTCGTTTGTGGGCGAAGCTCAGCCGGTCAGCTACGAGGACTTTCCCTACTACGGCTTCGATCTGCTCTTCTTGCGCATCGCCTCCGGCTGGCTGATGCTGATCGGGCTTTGGGTTTATCGTCTGCAGTGGCGAATCGAGGACGTGGCGCCGAAGATAGCCGAGCGGCTGCGCTTCTGGGGCTATCGGGTTCTGCCCGGGGCCTTGAGCGCCATCATCTTGGCCAGCTACCTGATCACCTCCTGGAACGGGCAACGCACCAAGGATCGCATGGGGCAGGACTACCTCTCGCGTTCGCAGACCGCCGCCCTCGCCATGAGCTCGGTGGACCTTTCGGATTTCGATTGGGATTCCGCGGAGAGCCAGCGCCTGGAAGGGAGCCTTGCGGGCCAACTGATGGCGATCAAGCGGGTCGGTCTGGACGTGCGCTCGGTCTATCTCTGGAGAGCCATCCCCGGGGAGGGCCTGAAAACGGTGAGCTTCGAGAGCGAGCAAAACCGCGAGCCGCTCATCGGCAGCATCCATTCCTTGCCATCAGGCGTGGAAAAGCGCTCCCTTGGGGCATCTTTTTTGGAAGGCCCGTTCCTGTTGAGAGGCGAGTCGTTCATTCACGTCAGCTCGCCGCTCATCGATCGAACGGACACCGGTTTCCACCACTGGCTTGGAATCGACCTAGCTGGCGAGACCTGGTTTCAGAACGTCTCGTTGACGCGCTTGCAAAGCATCATCATCGCCGGGCTGATTCTCGCGCTGGTCATCTTCTTTCTCTACTATCAGATCGATCACGAGAGCGAGGCGGATCTGGTGCTGGCCAAGGAGAGGGCGGAGGCGGCGGACCGGGCCAAGAGCGAATTTCTGGCGGTGATCAGCCACGAGATCAGAACCCCGTTGCAAAGCGTGCTCGGGTACAGCGATCTGCTGCGCGGCACGCGTCTCGACGAAAAGCAGTTGAGCTGCTTGGACACCATCCAGTCGGAAGGAAAGATTCTGCTGCGCATCGTGCAGGACATTTTGGATTTCAGCAACCTGCGCAAGGCGAGCTTCGAGCTTCAGAATGGAGCGGTGCAGCTTCACCGCCTGATCGAAGAGACCTATCGCACCATCCAGCCCATGGCCAGACGGCGCGGCTTGCAGGCGCACCTCGAGATCGAGAGCGATGTCCCGACGTCCGTCTTGGCGGATGGCGTGCGCCTGCGCCAGGTGTTGCTCAACCTCTTTGGCAATTCGGTCAAGTACACGGAGGAAGGAGACGTGTGGCTGCGGGCATTCGTGGATCGGGAGCGTGAGTCGCGCGACGGGTTTTCGGCGGTACGTTTCGAGATTCTGGATACAGGAGTCGGTATCAAGAAGGAGGATCTAGGCCGCCTCTTCGAGCCGTTCATCCAATTGGAGCACAGCACGCGCTTCCCTCGCGAAGGGGCCGGACTGGGCCTGGCTATCGTGAGTCGCATCATCGAGCTCATGGGCGGATCGATCGCGGTGGAGAGCGAGTTCGGGGTTGGCTCGACCTTTACGGTTTCCTTCGAATTCAAGGTGTTGGAAGATGAATACGCTGCTCGGGAAGCGGCCCGCGAGCGCGAGAGCTCGGTGGGCGAAGACGATACCGAGCTCGGCAAGCGCTTCCCGTTGAAGCTGCTGGTGGTCGACGACAACCATATGGTGCGCCGGTTGATGCTGCAGTATCTGGATTCGCTCGGCTACGAAGCGGAGGAGTTCGATGGCGGGCGAGAAGCGGCTGAGAAAGGGCACGGCTACGACGTAGTGATTATGGACCTACGCATGCCGGGAGTTGACGGCCCGCAGGCTGCCTCGGCCATCCGTGAGCGTAGCGGAAACCAGGAGCGTCCTTGGATCGTAGCGGTGTCGGCATCCTTGCAGGAAGAGGAAGTGCGGCGAGCTCGCGACGCGGGGGTGAACGATTTTCTGGGCAAGCCGTTTTACGCGGGGCAGCTCGCGGAGCGCTTTCGGGCCATCCCTTGGTTCTGGGAGAAGGAAGTCGATGTGTCAGAGATCGTGGATACGTCCTTGACGGAGGAACCGCCGCGCTCTCAGGAGCATGTGCCGTTGTTCATCGGCCCGGCTTCGCAGGACGACCCGGACTCTTCGGCGCTCGCCAAGCCGAAGGAACAAGAGGAGGAGAAGGCGGCGGGGGCGGCTCCGTCGAGCGTGTTCGCGGGAATCGACTCCTACCCGGAGGAAGCCGTGAAGGCGGCCATCGCCGAAGTGTACTCAAAGCATCAGGAGATGGTGGACGCTGCTCAGGCGGACGATTGGGAGTTGGTGCGAGAAGTGGCCCATTATCTCGCCAATACGGCCATGGCGCTGGGGATCGATCAGCTTTACTTGGATTCGAAGGCGGTGGAGTCGGCCGCTTTGCGCGAGGAGCCCGATAAGGTGGCCAAGAATCTTGAGGAGCTGAGGCTCAACTTCGAAGCTTGGGAAAGCGACGAGTGA
- the mog gene encoding molybdopterin adenylyltransferase yields the protein MSKNTARIGVINVSDRASQGVYEDTPGKSCVELLKEWLATPFEVSYAIVPDDQAKIKAKLKQFADEDGCSLIVTTGGTGPDPRDVTPEATEAVCDRMLPGFGELMRAASLKYVPTAILSRQTAGTRESCLIVNLPGKPKAIRENLEAVFPAIPYCIDLIGGARLETNEAVMQAFRPKGG from the coding sequence ATGTCTAAAAACACCGCCCGTATCGGCGTCATCAACGTCAGCGACCGCGCTTCCCAAGGCGTATACGAGGACACTCCCGGAAAATCCTGCGTCGAATTGCTAAAGGAGTGGCTCGCCACGCCTTTCGAAGTATCCTACGCCATCGTCCCCGACGACCAAGCCAAGATCAAAGCGAAGCTCAAGCAGTTCGCCGACGAGGATGGCTGTAGTCTCATCGTCACTACAGGCGGCACGGGGCCTGATCCCCGCGATGTCACCCCGGAAGCGACTGAAGCGGTGTGCGATCGCATGCTGCCGGGCTTCGGGGAATTGATGCGGGCCGCGTCCTTGAAGTACGTGCCGACCGCCATCCTTTCACGCCAGACCGCCGGCACCCGGGAATCGTGCCTCATTGTGAATCTGCCCGGCAAACCCAAAGCCATCCGCGAGAACCTGGAAGCGGTTTTCCCCGCCATTCCCTACTGCATCGACCTCATCGGAGGAGCGCGCCTCGAGACCAATGAAGCGGTAATGCAAGCCTTCCGACCCAAGGGAGGGTAA
- a CDS encoding efflux RND transporter permease subunit, with product MIELILSRKRTVNLALIFILAAGLFAYIQIPKESDPDITIPTIYVSMYMEGVSPEDAERLLVRPMEQELANVEGVKEMTATASQNSASVTLEFEAGFDPDAALADVREKVDLAGAELPQAAEEPTVHEVNLSQFPVIVITLSGDVPERALTKIAKDLGDELEGISQVLEARVIGDREEVVEVIIDPTVLRSYNLSQGEIIGFVSRNNKIVAAGNMDKGNGRFAVKVPGLFKTAQEVMDIPVKRDGDKVIRLADVATVRRTFKDRSAYARLNGEYAIGIEVSKRAGENVLDTIAGVKAKVEELRPIWPENLSVTYSQDKSTNIRDMLLDLQNNVLSAIILVMIVVIIALGVRSSLLVGIAIPGSFLAGVLFLFAIGLTVNIVVLFSLIMAVGMLVDGAIVVTEFADRKMAEGLDRSKAYAEASKRMALPIIASTLTTLAAFAPLLFWPGIVGEFMKYLPITLIATLSASLAMALIFVPTLGASFGKPNDLGKDSLEALDGSKHVDLTTIEGFTGSYARLLDRLIRHPFLQLVSLVAIFIVVQVAYSVWGHGIEFFPDVEPEFASMNIRARGNLSVDEADALVRQVESRIQDVEGLKYLYTRADPNLRAQNVPEDTVGVIQFEFTHWESRPKASEIFDIIRERTADLAGIHIEFAKPDAGPPVGKPVQLQLSSAYPEELKAATQVVVEKFESIDGLIDITDTRGVEGFEWEVQVDRTEAARYGADITVIGNEIQMLTNGVEIGEYRPLDADDEVEIRARYPFNERNLDELNGLKIVTEAGLAPVSNFITQTPAPRVQKIDRVEQRRVYTVAAEVEEGVQPAEVFEELREWLPNSGLNFNHIKVAYRGEDEEQKEAEAFLGKAFVIAVFAIAIILITQFNSVYQAGLILTAVVFSTFGVFIGLLVMNQPFGIVMNGIGVISLAGIVVNNNIVLIDTFNHHRKNIADPYQAALLTAAQRLRPVLLTTVTTILGLIPMVFGINLDFFTPHVSIGAPSTQWWSQLATSVAFGLAFATVLTLVLTPSLLACEDKIKGFIKRKG from the coding sequence ATGATCGAACTCATTCTCAGCCGCAAGCGCACCGTAAACCTGGCCCTCATCTTCATTCTGGCAGCCGGCCTTTTCGCCTACATCCAGATCCCGAAGGAGTCCGACCCGGATATCACCATCCCCACCATCTACGTCTCCATGTACATGGAGGGCGTTTCGCCGGAGGACGCTGAGCGGCTGCTGGTCCGCCCCATGGAACAGGAGCTGGCCAACGTGGAGGGAGTCAAGGAAATGACCGCCACCGCTTCGCAAAACTCCGCTTCGGTCACCCTGGAGTTCGAAGCGGGCTTCGACCCCGACGCGGCCTTGGCCGACGTGCGGGAAAAAGTGGACCTCGCCGGGGCGGAGCTGCCTCAGGCCGCGGAGGAACCGACCGTGCACGAGGTGAACCTCTCCCAGTTTCCCGTCATCGTCATCACCTTGTCGGGCGACGTGCCGGAACGGGCCCTCACCAAGATCGCGAAGGACCTGGGCGACGAGCTGGAGGGAATAAGCCAGGTGCTGGAGGCCCGCGTCATCGGCGACCGCGAGGAAGTGGTGGAGGTCATCATCGATCCGACGGTTCTGCGGTCCTACAACCTCTCGCAGGGCGAAATCATCGGCTTCGTTTCCCGCAACAACAAGATCGTGGCCGCGGGAAACATGGACAAGGGCAACGGCCGCTTCGCGGTCAAGGTGCCTGGTCTCTTCAAGACCGCTCAGGAGGTCATGGACATTCCCGTGAAGCGCGACGGCGACAAGGTCATCCGCCTCGCAGACGTGGCTACCGTTCGCCGCACCTTCAAGGACCGTTCCGCCTACGCTCGGCTCAACGGCGAATACGCCATCGGCATCGAAGTCTCCAAACGCGCCGGCGAGAACGTGCTCGATACCATCGCAGGCGTGAAGGCCAAGGTGGAGGAACTGCGCCCGATATGGCCGGAGAACCTCTCCGTCACCTACTCGCAGGACAAGTCCACCAACATCCGCGACATGCTGCTGGACCTGCAGAACAACGTGCTTTCCGCCATCATCCTGGTGATGATCGTGGTGATCATCGCCCTAGGCGTGCGCAGCTCCCTGCTGGTCGGCATCGCCATCCCGGGCTCCTTTCTCGCAGGAGTGCTTTTCCTCTTCGCCATCGGACTCACCGTGAACATCGTGGTGCTTTTCTCCCTCATCATGGCAGTGGGCATGCTAGTGGACGGAGCCATCGTGGTGACGGAGTTCGCCGACCGCAAAATGGCCGAGGGGCTGGATCGCTCCAAAGCCTACGCCGAAGCGTCCAAACGCATGGCCTTGCCCATCATCGCGTCGACCTTGACCACCCTGGCCGCCTTCGCTCCCCTGCTCTTCTGGCCGGGCATCGTAGGAGAGTTCATGAAGTACCTGCCGATCACCTTGATCGCCACCTTGAGCGCCTCCTTGGCCATGGCCCTGATTTTCGTTCCCACCTTGGGAGCGAGCTTCGGCAAGCCCAACGATCTGGGGAAGGACAGCCTCGAAGCGCTCGACGGCTCCAAGCACGTGGACCTCACAACCATCGAAGGCTTCACCGGCTCCTACGCTCGCTTGCTCGATCGCCTGATTCGCCATCCGTTTCTGCAGCTGGTTTCCCTGGTGGCCATTTTCATCGTCGTGCAGGTCGCCTATAGCGTTTGGGGACATGGCATCGAATTCTTTCCTGACGTGGAACCCGAGTTCGCCAGCATGAACATCCGAGCTCGAGGAAACCTCTCGGTCGACGAGGCCGACGCTCTCGTGCGTCAGGTGGAAAGCCGTATCCAAGACGTGGAGGGGCTGAAATACCTCTACACCCGAGCCGACCCCAACCTTCGAGCTCAGAACGTGCCGGAGGACACCGTGGGCGTGATCCAGTTCGAGTTCACCCATTGGGAATCGCGCCCGAAGGCCAGCGAGATTTTCGACATCATTCGCGAGCGCACGGCTGATCTCGCCGGCATCCACATCGAATTCGCCAAGCCGGACGCCGGCCCACCGGTAGGCAAACCGGTGCAGCTCCAGCTCAGCTCGGCCTACCCGGAAGAGCTGAAGGCGGCCACCCAGGTGGTGGTCGAAAAATTCGAGAGCATCGACGGCTTGATAGACATCACCGACACCCGCGGCGTGGAAGGCTTCGAGTGGGAGGTTCAGGTAGACCGCACCGAGGCCGCCCGCTACGGCGCGGATATCACTGTCATTGGAAACGAGATACAGATGCTCACCAATGGAGTGGAGATCGGCGAGTATCGTCCCCTCGACGCGGATGACGAAGTGGAGATCCGAGCTCGCTATCCGTTCAACGAACGAAACCTCGACGAGCTCAACGGACTGAAGATCGTGACCGAGGCCGGGCTAGCTCCCGTATCCAACTTCATCACACAAACCCCAGCTCCCCGCGTGCAGAAGATCGACCGCGTGGAGCAGCGCCGCGTGTACACCGTGGCGGCGGAAGTGGAGGAAGGCGTTCAACCGGCGGAGGTCTTCGAGGAGCTGCGCGAGTGGTTGCCCAACTCGGGACTCAACTTCAACCATATCAAGGTGGCCTACCGTGGCGAGGACGAGGAGCAGAAGGAAGCGGAAGCCTTCCTTGGCAAGGCCTTCGTCATCGCGGTCTTCGCCATCGCCATCATCCTCATCACCCAGTTCAACAGCGTCTACCAAGCAGGACTGATCCTCACCGCGGTGGTCTTTTCCACCTTCGGGGTCTTCATCGGACTGCTGGTGATGAACCAGCCCTTCGGCATCGTGATGAACGGCATCGGCGTCATTTCGCTAGCGGGCATCGTGGTGAACAACAACATCGTGCTCATCGATACCTTCAATCACCACCGAAAGAACATCGCGGACCCCTATCAAGCCGCCTTGCTCACAGCCGCCCAGCGCTTGCGGCCAGTGCTGCTCACCACCGTGACCACCATTCTCGGACTCATTCCCATGGTCTTCGGCATCAATCTAGACTTTTTCACCCCGCACGTCTCCATCGGGGCGCCCTCCACTCAATGGTGGTCGCAGCTGGCGACCTCCGTCGCCTTCGGATTGGCGTTCGCCACGGTGCTGACCTTAGTGCTCACTCCGTCGCTTCTGGCTTGCGAAGACAAGATCAAGGGCTTCATAAAGCGCAAAGGTTAG